The Sesamum indicum cultivar Zhongzhi No. 13 linkage group LG2, S_indicum_v1.0, whole genome shotgun sequence genome contains a region encoding:
- the LOC105178793 gene encoding type IV inositol polyphosphate 5-phosphatase 3 isoform X2: protein MKKENVRNHHQQTELSWRRVVVRKWFNIANSNSDYSADTDSDSDSDTEICDWLRESRFKNEKPDGVQVDADDALPRLRRRNSETFRAQYINKKEIRICAATWNVGGRVPPEDLDLDGWLDVDDPADIYVIGLQEIIPLNAGNIFGAEDSRPVSVWENIIRENLSQVPPATKFKSYSDPPSPSRFKPSEDAPVIEDEILLESDSDIEEEIYPLNEESNGFGDIKDGQVKGEYFVCADTSFSNDYHNSRPVEQDFQRQFSSPKKLARLNCLRTDDAEENVEGPNTQHMNKLTKTLSGTERIGLSWPEPPLHLLPQPVTERPNSFKSFKSFQASKSFKTYSSFKYNTITENRMLSDLASLAEVDLESLINRKRRPPYVRIVSKQMVGIFITIWVRRSLRRHIQNLNVSTVGVGVMGYIGNKGSISVSMSIHQTLFCFVCTHLTSGEKEADAIKRNADVHEIHRRTRFNSLAGMGLRKSIYDHERIIWLGDLNYRINLPYERTRELISKKEWSMLAERDQLIKELRKGRAFDGWSEGTLSFAPTYKYELNSESYFGEDPRAGRRTPAWCDRVLSYGTGMRLLSYRRSELKLSDHRPVTASYMVEVEVFSPRRLQRALTFTDAEIEEQDIVTEMGLGGGIGRLRSGEDASYWER, encoded by the exons ATGAAGAAGGAGAACGTCAGAAACCACCACCAGCAAACCGAG CTCTCGTGGCGGCGTGTGGTGGTGCGGAAGTGGTTCAACATCGCCAACAGCAACTCCGATTACTCTGCCGATACCGACTCCGACTCCGATTCGGACACAG AAATTTGTGATTGGTTGAGAGAGTCGCGGTTTAAGAATGAAAAACCAGATGGAGTTCAGGTTGATGCTGATG ATGCTCTTCCCAGGCTAAGACGACGAAATTCAGAGACATTTAGAGCTCAGTACATTAACAAAAAGGAAATCAG AATATGTGCTGCCACATGGAATGTTGGGGGAAGAGTTCCTCCTGAGGATCTAGATCTTGATGGTTGGTTAGATGTTGATGATCCTGCTGATATTTATGTGATTGG CTTGCAGGAGATCATACCATTAAATGCTGGCAATATATTTGGAGCTGAAGATAGCCGTCCAGTTTCAGTATGGGAAAACATAATTCGTGAAAATTTGAGCCAAGTTCCTCCAGCAACTAAGTTTAAAAGCTACAGTGATCCTCCCTCTCCATCAAGGTTTAAGCCATCTGAAGATGCCCCGGTCATAGAAGATGAAATTTTACTTGAATCTGACAGTGACATTGAGGAGGAAATCTACCCACTGAATGAAGAATCAAATGGTTTTGGTGATATCAAGGATGGACAGGTCAAAGGcgaatattttgtttgtgcGGATACATCTTTCTCCAATGACTATCACAACTCAAGACCAGTAGAACAAGATTTTCAGAGACAATTCTCTTCTCCAAAAAAGCTGGCCAGATTGAATTGCTTAAGGACAGATGATGCTGAAGAAAATGTGGAAGGCCCAAATACCCAGCATATGAACAAATTAACCAAGACGCTTAGTGGGACAGAAAGGATAGGCTTAAGCTGGCCAGAGCCACCACTGCATCTCTTACCTCAGCCTGTTACTGAGAGACCTAATTCCTTTAAGTCCTTTAAATCTTTCCAAGCTTCCAAATCTTTCAAGACATATagttcttttaaatataatacgaTTACTGAAAATAGAATGCTATCTGATTTAGCTTCACTTGCGGAAGTTGACCTTGAATCTCTAATAAACCGGAAGAGAAGGCCCCCATATGTTAGGATCGTAAGCAAACAAATGGTTGGCATCTTTATTACCATATGGGTTCGCAGGAGCTTGCGGAGGCATATACAAAACTTGAACGTCTCCACTGTTGGTGTTGGTGTCATGGGCTACATAGGCAACAAG GGATCAATATCAGTCAGCATGTCGATACATCAGACACTCTTCTGTTTCGTTTGTACTCATTTAACGTCGGGCGAGAAAGAGGCGGATGCAATCAAAAGAAATGCGGATGTGCATGAAATACACAGACGGACACGTTTTAATTCACTTGCTGGAATGGGGCTTCGTAAAAGCATCTATGACCATGA GAGAATAATCTGGCTGGGTGACCTAAATTATCGAATCAACTTACCTTACGAGCGGACAAGAGAACTGATTTCCAAAAAGGAATGGTCCATGTTGGCTGAGCGGGATCAG CTTATAAAAGAGCTTAGAAAAGGCCGGGCATTTGATGGATGGTCTGAAGGCACTTTGAGTTTCGCTCCAACTTACAAATATGAATTGAACTCTGAGTCTTACTTTGGAGAGGATCCGAGGGCTGGGAGGCGAACACCGGCATG GTGTGACCGTGTTCTCTCCTATGGGACAGGAATGAGGTTGTTAAGCTATAGGAGATCTGAGCTTAAGCTATCTGACCACCGCCCGGTCACTGCCTCGTACATGGTTGAAGTTGAAGTATTTTCACCTCGAAGATTGCAACGGGCACTTACTTTTACTGATGCTGAAATTGAAGAACAGGATATTGTCACAGAAATGGGGCTCGGTGGTGGAATTGGCCGGTTGAGATCGGGAGAG GATGCTTCATATTGGGAGCGTTGA
- the LOC105178793 gene encoding type IV inositol polyphosphate 5-phosphatase 3 isoform X1 — MKKENVRNHHQQTERNWAEILCFGCACLQLSWRRVVVRKWFNIANSNSDYSADTDSDSDSDTEICDWLRESRFKNEKPDGVQVDADDALPRLRRRNSETFRAQYINKKEIRICAATWNVGGRVPPEDLDLDGWLDVDDPADIYVIGLQEIIPLNAGNIFGAEDSRPVSVWENIIRENLSQVPPATKFKSYSDPPSPSRFKPSEDAPVIEDEILLESDSDIEEEIYPLNEESNGFGDIKDGQVKGEYFVCADTSFSNDYHNSRPVEQDFQRQFSSPKKLARLNCLRTDDAEENVEGPNTQHMNKLTKTLSGTERIGLSWPEPPLHLLPQPVTERPNSFKSFKSFQASKSFKTYSSFKYNTITENRMLSDLASLAEVDLESLINRKRRPPYVRIVSKQMVGIFITIWVRRSLRRHIQNLNVSTVGVGVMGYIGNKGSISVSMSIHQTLFCFVCTHLTSGEKEADAIKRNADVHEIHRRTRFNSLAGMGLRKSIYDHERIIWLGDLNYRINLPYERTRELISKKEWSMLAERDQLIKELRKGRAFDGWSEGTLSFAPTYKYELNSESYFGEDPRAGRRTPAWCDRVLSYGTGMRLLSYRRSELKLSDHRPVTASYMVEVEVFSPRRLQRALTFTDAEIEEQDIVTEMGLGGGIGRLRSGEDASYWER; from the exons ATGAAGAAGGAGAACGTCAGAAACCACCACCAGCAAACCGAG AGAAATTGGGCTGAAATATTGTGTTTCGGTTGCGCGTGCCTACAGCTCTCGTGGCGGCGTGTGGTGGTGCGGAAGTGGTTCAACATCGCCAACAGCAACTCCGATTACTCTGCCGATACCGACTCCGACTCCGATTCGGACACAG AAATTTGTGATTGGTTGAGAGAGTCGCGGTTTAAGAATGAAAAACCAGATGGAGTTCAGGTTGATGCTGATG ATGCTCTTCCCAGGCTAAGACGACGAAATTCAGAGACATTTAGAGCTCAGTACATTAACAAAAAGGAAATCAG AATATGTGCTGCCACATGGAATGTTGGGGGAAGAGTTCCTCCTGAGGATCTAGATCTTGATGGTTGGTTAGATGTTGATGATCCTGCTGATATTTATGTGATTGG CTTGCAGGAGATCATACCATTAAATGCTGGCAATATATTTGGAGCTGAAGATAGCCGTCCAGTTTCAGTATGGGAAAACATAATTCGTGAAAATTTGAGCCAAGTTCCTCCAGCAACTAAGTTTAAAAGCTACAGTGATCCTCCCTCTCCATCAAGGTTTAAGCCATCTGAAGATGCCCCGGTCATAGAAGATGAAATTTTACTTGAATCTGACAGTGACATTGAGGAGGAAATCTACCCACTGAATGAAGAATCAAATGGTTTTGGTGATATCAAGGATGGACAGGTCAAAGGcgaatattttgtttgtgcGGATACATCTTTCTCCAATGACTATCACAACTCAAGACCAGTAGAACAAGATTTTCAGAGACAATTCTCTTCTCCAAAAAAGCTGGCCAGATTGAATTGCTTAAGGACAGATGATGCTGAAGAAAATGTGGAAGGCCCAAATACCCAGCATATGAACAAATTAACCAAGACGCTTAGTGGGACAGAAAGGATAGGCTTAAGCTGGCCAGAGCCACCACTGCATCTCTTACCTCAGCCTGTTACTGAGAGACCTAATTCCTTTAAGTCCTTTAAATCTTTCCAAGCTTCCAAATCTTTCAAGACATATagttcttttaaatataatacgaTTACTGAAAATAGAATGCTATCTGATTTAGCTTCACTTGCGGAAGTTGACCTTGAATCTCTAATAAACCGGAAGAGAAGGCCCCCATATGTTAGGATCGTAAGCAAACAAATGGTTGGCATCTTTATTACCATATGGGTTCGCAGGAGCTTGCGGAGGCATATACAAAACTTGAACGTCTCCACTGTTGGTGTTGGTGTCATGGGCTACATAGGCAACAAG GGATCAATATCAGTCAGCATGTCGATACATCAGACACTCTTCTGTTTCGTTTGTACTCATTTAACGTCGGGCGAGAAAGAGGCGGATGCAATCAAAAGAAATGCGGATGTGCATGAAATACACAGACGGACACGTTTTAATTCACTTGCTGGAATGGGGCTTCGTAAAAGCATCTATGACCATGA GAGAATAATCTGGCTGGGTGACCTAAATTATCGAATCAACTTACCTTACGAGCGGACAAGAGAACTGATTTCCAAAAAGGAATGGTCCATGTTGGCTGAGCGGGATCAG CTTATAAAAGAGCTTAGAAAAGGCCGGGCATTTGATGGATGGTCTGAAGGCACTTTGAGTTTCGCTCCAACTTACAAATATGAATTGAACTCTGAGTCTTACTTTGGAGAGGATCCGAGGGCTGGGAGGCGAACACCGGCATG GTGTGACCGTGTTCTCTCCTATGGGACAGGAATGAGGTTGTTAAGCTATAGGAGATCTGAGCTTAAGCTATCTGACCACCGCCCGGTCACTGCCTCGTACATGGTTGAAGTTGAAGTATTTTCACCTCGAAGATTGCAACGGGCACTTACTTTTACTGATGCTGAAATTGAAGAACAGGATATTGTCACAGAAATGGGGCTCGGTGGTGGAATTGGCCGGTTGAGATCGGGAGAG GATGCTTCATATTGGGAGCGTTGA